The sequence below is a genomic window from Cicer arietinum cultivar CDC Frontier isolate Library 1 chromosome 6, Cicar.CDCFrontier_v2.0, whole genome shotgun sequence.
TAGCAAAACAATAGTTGTAAGCCTAATATAAGTAAAATGTTATGAGATTGATTCATTGACCGAGTTATAATGTGGCCCGTATAAAATACGTTCCTCATTAAGTTTATGAATACCAAATGATCTAATATCTAACCTTAACTTAAATGCACCATTTAGTTCCTTTTGTCCTCATCTGAATAACTAAAAGCTTTTTATGTAAAGGCGTTTtgaaatatcaattttaattatttgaactCAAAAGGcataactaataaatataatataattatcattGCAACAAAATCggtgttatattttattatttaatttgaaaggTGCGTCGCGATTACAATAACtgattcaatttatcaattttagttAATGTGAAAACTAATGTATTACTCCATTTACCACACATGCATTCCAACCTTCTATATTCATTGATTTAACAATTAGAAAATCGCctcttttaatataattaattgaaaatgttACTATCAGTTTGTGTTAATATGGAGTCATATTGTAGTCATTTTTCAATGCAATATATATGGTCCTAGTCATTTAAGCAATTTGTCTTCTTTTGAATGAATAATTCATTATGTAGGACCACAACTATTATAATTGAAAAGTAATAtgtaatatttatgttttataatatttgtcgtatttgactattttataaataaataaaaaaacaaataaaagaaagaaattggtgacattattaatttattcttattgaccattaatatattattgttataataaatataaaatgaagaataataatttaagaattatgtaaattatattaattatatggtacaattgaaaaaataataattaagattagattgaaaattaaatttaacaatctttttaaaataaatattcttttGTAAATATGACTATTATTATGAGATAGAAAAAGTATTAATGAGTGTATTTTAAGTTGACTTTTTGAACGGTCATCTAAAAATTAGTCGGTTAAAGTTATGGGAAATTAGTCGGTTAAAGTTTTGGGAATTTGTGAAAGTGGCAGGAGATTTATAAAGGAATATAGGAAATGACATTTTCTAATAACCCCATAAAATTGGTAAATATCAAGAAGTAATGTTACgtagataaaataatatgatattgaaCTCTCATGAGCTTTTATCACATCCataactttaattaataatattttgtctttatcttaattttttttatggatcTCTAAGAATAAAATTCGGCATTAAAAACATATCACGCTAGAGACGCACCAATATTAACTATCTAAGATTATGACTGATAATAGATTAGATCGTCCGTCAAATGCGTATGACCTGACTTACTTATAGTCTgatctgacctatttaataaaaacgaTAGACTTgtgctatttttaaagcctatttattttaataggtTAGACTTAGACTTATAAAAATACCTATTATGTCTGACAgactgatatatatatatattttattatttattaatattattttttattattatattaataatattatttcctattttaaattttatcaattagacaatcactcagtaaTCATTTCATATTCGATAAACGTTCCATATTTGATAAACGTTCCATATTTAGTAGTCGTTTCATATTCCatagtcattcaattagtcaatcactaaGTTGTCGTCCCATATTtctttgagaggtaataatgggtgcgtttgtttaataaaaaaattatattttagggtttaaaggatgtttgattcattttttttttaaattattttgttagaaaaagtattttttgtttaatatatatagatatgtacattgatattggtatgtggagaacatcatgtggtatgagtaaaacatttaaatattttaacatgaataaaacttttaaataggtTTCCAGGTTGGTCAgcccagacttttaaaaaggctaGGTCagactgaaaaaaaaaaaaaacttatcatAGGTCGTATgccaaaaaaattaatcgttTGTCAGACTTAGatatttcaaaatatgaccTATTTCCACCCATATCCAAGATGTGGCTCATTGTAAAACACAATCAACATATAAATTGACCTTAAATGGAATTTGATTGTATGTGCTATACAAAGTTCGGTTCCTATATTGGTTAACTCAAAGGTTAAAATAATAGGATAGTGTAACGCAACAAACCTCCATCTCATTAAAATTGAAGTATTGATATAAATTAAAGgcaaaatattacaaaattgaaaaacacaaatgcataattttaatttctttattctaaatttaaaaaacttttcaTTTGTAAAGAGATAtcgtaaaaaatattatgatagtctataatcattttaaaattaacaaaaaaactcCTCAAACTGATACAAATAATTGTTGAGGTAACTATTGAGTATGACATCTAAACAAGAATACATAATAAAACCGAgcataattttattgtttgatctttGAGTTCCAccaaatttgatatttgatccTTCAATCAATAGGTGTGCCTTACATAACATATCTCATTTTTATATTGCAAATCCACTTATTATTCCATTGATCAACTAATGCAAAGTTGTTTCCATTCTTTTTGAAAACGGACTCACTAAAGTTATTGACACGTATTACTTGATTGTGACTATAATGAAAAACAAATTGTGGAGTTCTTTAATGGTTGcgaacataaataaaaaacagagaAATTGTTgacatgaaaaaaataaattagggaaaATTAGATTAAGACAAACCAATTTGTTGGAAACAACATCATAAGTTGTCAAGGTTTTAATTAGAAACTGACTAAAGCTTTATGGAACTTTTTGGATTTCTTGTAGATCATCGTATAGGTTGTCCATAGAGCAAAAAATTATCGTTAACGTGATTAAGTTTTAGTTTAAAGCAAATTGGATTATCATATTTTGATATTCAACTTCAAATCTAAATCTATCCCTCAAATTCATGGCAAATCTATTGGGATTTGTATGAATTATAGTTATCCAACCACCAAATCTAAACTTGTAAAAATCATGCACTTGAAAGTATACCATTGCACGACAAAGTAAACCTCGCCATCCTTTATTTCAACATCAACCTCAAACATTTGTCATTTGGATCTATTAAAACCTAATATATTGATATGGTAATGTCATAATCTCTAacaaataattgtgattttgttTACAAATCCAAATAAAtgattttacaaattaaaagaTATGTATAGCTAAACAATGTGTAGTACATAAtgaattgaaaattgagaaTCATCATTCATTCAAAATGAATTGAATATTACCTACTATTCAATTCAAAATGAATTCATACAAATAAtgaattgaaaattgagaaTCATGATTCATAATGAATTGAATATTACCtactatttatcaaaaaaataaaaaataaaaagataagtatctgtcaaaataataatatcacaaTTCATCAGCTATAAGTTTTCCGAAATTGGTTTTAATAGAGCTTTTCATACCTTGATTCATCAAATAAATGAGGTTGAGTCacaataaaatagaaaacaaacaCCAAAAGCCATTATTTGCATTGTAAGCCATTATGTAGTTTGTTTCATTTCATTTGAGATAGATCCAAATCAATTACTTGTTTGTTGTCAATTTCAAGAAACCACCGTCCATATACATATGTCATTTAAactattaattatgatttacatatatttttattttaggcattttttttagatattttatgtTGGTAcatgttgatattttttttatatatattttgaatattttagatACCGTtgttgtttaatttaaatattattggtgttatttttaaaattaaattataatttaataaattttttattgtagaaattaaattattcatttaattattgtcaTGTATTacattgtttatatttaattattattttttatttatagaaattacACGTGAGAGAATCAAGTTGACGACTTATCGGaaaatttaagaaaacaaacttaatttttaattgtaattcATACAAGGACTAATTCGAcccaatttatttataaaaaaaatgaaaagatatttttattcttttaagtgactaaaataaatctataaaaatttctcaaatatcaaaatcaacctTTACTGATGAACCGTataaaaaacttttatattataaatatatatataaataaatcataacttttatattataaatatatatataaataaatcataagtTCATTGATATAATATGAATATGATATATCAACCACAACTCTTGCACACTTGTGCAAACGCATATAAATCTTGTTAGCAGTGATAAGAGAAGCTATGACATAAAATATCTTTGACATAAAATATCTTGAGAATAATGGTCCATAAAAAAGGAGGGTGGGCCTATTAATTCCTAACTAACCCAGGTAGTAACTCCAGTTAACATATCCTGTCGTCTCATTCCTCTGCTATATAACAACCCCTTGGGTTAAGTCTATGAAATNNNNNNNNNNNNNNNNNNNNTTTCCCTCATTTTACTTTTATCAATGGCATCTGCAGATGTTGAATACCGGTGCTTCGTTGGTGGTCTAGCATGGGCCACCGACAACGATGCCCTCCAGAAAGCCTTCTCACAATACGGTGAAGTCATCGACTCGAAGGTCCGTTTGTTGCAGCCGGCGGATCTGACACGATTATGATTCGGATTCGTCTCGATCCTATTCTGATCTGTGATCTGTTGTGTTACTTGATTGATCTATTATTCTCTACTGATTCTGTTACTGTTACTGTTACTATATCATATCGTTCTTTTATTACTCACACCAATAGGTACGTTCATCTTCAACCTTGAATTAAAGGCGAAGATCGATCGGTTACTATTCGGTTCTGGATCTGTTTTTATCGTGTTTCATTAGATCTGATCtttgattattgattttatGTGTGCAGATTATTACCGATCGTGAGACTGGAAGGTCAAGAGGTTTCGGATTTGTGACGTTTACGTCGGAGCAATCTATGAGAGATGCAATTGAAGCGATGAACGGTCAGGATATGGACGGACGTCATATTACCGTGAATGAAGCTCAGTCCCGTGGTAGTGGTGGTGGAGGCGGCCGTGGTGGTGGTGGATATGGTGGTGGAGGTGGTTATGGTGGTGGGCGCCGTGAAGGTGGATACAATAGAAGCAGTGGTGGTGGAGGAGGATATGGTGGTGGAGGTGGCTATGGTGGAGGAGGTGGTGGTGGTTATGGTGGTGGTAGGGATCGTGGAtatggtggtggtggtgatggTGGTTCCCGCTACTCTCGTggtggaggtggtggtggtggtggaaaCTGGAGAGATTAGTGTATTAGATGTTAAGTTTGGTTCAATCTATTATGATTATGTATTTTCTGATGTTATTATTGATCTAGAATTGGGCATCTGTTCTGTTATGTGGCTTCGTTTTACGTG
It includes:
- the LOC101506557 gene encoding glycine-rich RNA-binding protein GRP1A-like → MASADVEYRCFVGGLAWATDNDALQKAFSQYGEVIDSKIITDRETGRSRGFGFVTFTSEQSMRDAIEAMNGQDMDGRHITVNEAQSRGSGGGGGRGGGGYGGGGGYGGGRREGGYNRSSGGGGGYGGGGGYGGGGGGGYGGGRDRGYGGGGDGGSRYSRGGGGGGGGNWRD